A single genomic interval of Canis lupus dingo isolate Sandy chromosome 6, ASM325472v2, whole genome shotgun sequence harbors:
- the FUBP1 gene encoding far upstream element-binding protein 1 isoform X17, with amino-acid sequence MADYSTVPPPSSGSAGGGGGGGGGGGVNDAFKDALQRARQIAAKIGGDAGTSLNSNDYGYGGQKRPLEDGDQPDAKKVAPQNDSFGTQLPPMHQQQSRSVMTEEYKVPDGMVGFIIGRGGEQISRIQQESGCKIQIAPDSGGLPERSCMLTGTPESVQSAKRLLDQIVEKGRPAPGFHHGDGPGNAVQEIMIPASKAGLVIGKGGETIKQLQERAGVKMVMIQDGPQNTGADKPLRITGDPYKVQQAKEMVLELIRDQGGFREVRNEYGSRIGGNEGIDVPIPRFAVGIVIGRNGEMIKKIQNDAGVRIQFKPDDGTTPDRIAQITGPPDRCQHAAEIITDLLRSVQAGNPGGPGPGGRGRGRGQGNWNMGPPGGLQEFNFIVPTGKTGLIIGKGGETIKSISQQSGARIELQRNPPPNADPNMKLFTIRGTPQQIDYARQLIEEKIGGPVNPLGPPVPHGPHGVPGPHGPPGPPGPGTPMGPYNPAPYNPGPPGPAPHGPPAPYAPQGWGNAYPHWQQQAPPDPAKAGTDPNSAAWAAYYAHYYQQQAQPPPAAPAGAPTTTQTNGQGDQQNPAPAGQVDYTKAWEEYYKKMGQAVPAPTGAPPGGQPDYSAAWAEYYRQQAAYYAQTSPQGMPQHPPAPQCLPRPSTLGSAAKSNRNYPCVKRRLA; translated from the exons attgcagCAAAAATTGGAGGTGATGCTGGTACATCACTGAATTCAAATGACTATGGTTATGGGGGACAAAAAAGACCTTTGGAAGACGGAG ATCAACCAGATGCTAAGAAAGTTGCTCCTCAGAATGACT CTTTTGGAACACAGTTACCACCGATGCACCAGCAACAAAG CAGGTCTGTAATGACAGAAGAATACAAAGTTCCAGATGGAATGGTTGGATTTA taattgGCAGAGGTGGTGAACAGATCTCACGCATACAACAGGAATCTGGATGCAAAATACAGATAGCTCCTG ATAGTGGTGGCCTTCCAGAAAGGTCTTGTATGTTAACTGGAACACCTGAATCTGTCCA ATCAGCAAAACGGTTACTGGACCAGATTGTTGAAAAAGGAAGACCAGCTCCAGGCTTTCACCATGGTGATGGACCGGGAAATGCAGTTCAAGAAATCATGATTCCAGCTAGCAAGGCAGGATTAGTTATTGGAAAGGGAGGAGAAACTATTAAACAACTTCAG GAGCGGGCTGGAGTTAAAATGGTTATGATTCAAGATGGGCCTCAGAACACTGGTGCTGACAAACCTCTTAGGATTACAGGAGACCCATACAAAGTTCAG CAAGCCAAGGAAATGGTGTTAGAGTTAATTCGTGATCAAGGTGGCTTCCGAGAAGTTCGAAATGAGTATGGGTCAAGAATAGGAGGAAATGAAGGGATAGAT GTCCCTATTCCAAGATTTGCTGTTGGCATTGTaataggaagaaatggagaaatgattaaaaaaatacaaaatgatgctGGTGTTCGAATTCAGTTTAAGCCAG atgATGGAACAACACCTGATAGAATAGCACAAATAACAGGACCTCCAGACCGATGTCAACATGCTGCAGAAATTATTACAGACCTTCTTCGAAGTGTTCAG GCTGGTAATCCTGGTGGTCCTGGACCTGGTGGTCGAGGAAGAGGTAGAGGTCAAGGCAACTGGAACATGGGACCACCTGGTGGACTACAggaatttaatttcattgtaccaactgggaaaactggactaaTAATTGGAAAAG gAGGTGAAACCATAAAAAGCATAAGCCAACAGTCTGGTGCAAGAATAGAACTTCAGAGAAATCCTCCACCTAATGCAGATCctaatatgaaattatttacaaTTCGTGGCACTCCACAGCAAATAGACTATGCGCGGCAACTTATAGAAGAAAAGATTGGT GGCCCAGTAAATCCTTTAGGGCCACCTGTACCCCATGGGCCCCATGGTGTCCCAGGCCCCCAtgggcctcctgggcctccagggccTGGAACTCCAATGGGACCATACAACCCTGCACCTTACAATCCAGGACCACCTGGCCCTGCTCCTCA tgGTCCTCCGGCTCCTTATGCTCCCCAGGGGTGGGGAAATGCATATCCACACTGGCAGCAACAGGCCCCTCCTGATCCAG CTAAGGCAGGAACGGATCCAAATTCAGCAGCTTGGGCTGCCTATTATGCTCACTATTATCAACAGCAAGCACAGCCACCACCTGCAGCTCCTGCTGGTGCACCAACTACAACCCAAACCAATGGACAAG GAGATCAGCAGAATCCAGCTCCAGCTGGACAGGTTGATTATACCAAGGCTTGGGAAGAGTATTACAAGAAAATGG GTCAAGCAGTTCCTGCTCCTACTGGTGCTCCACCAGGTGGTCAGCCAGATTATAGTGCAGCCTGGGCTGAGTACTATAGACAACAAGCAGCCTACTATGCCCAGACAAGTCCCCAGGGAATGCCACAGCATCCTCCAGCACCTCAG TGCCTTCCCAGACCTTCCACCTTAGGTTCTGCTGCAAAAAGCAACAG AAACTACCCGTGTGTAAAAAGAAGATTGGCTTAA
- the FUBP1 gene encoding far upstream element-binding protein 1 isoform X11, with protein MADYSTVPPPSSGSAGGGGGGGGGGGVNDAFKDALQRARQIAAKIGGDAGTSLNSNDYGYGGQKRPLEDGDGSWTSPSSTTHWEGMPSPFKDQPDAKKVAPQNDSFGTQLPPMHQQQSRSVMTEEYKVPDGMVGFIIGRGGEQISRIQQESGCKIQIAPDSGGLPERSCMLTGTPESVQSAKRLLDQIVEKGRPAPGFHHGDGPGNAVQEIMIPASKAGLVIGKGGETIKQLQERAGVKMVMIQDGPQNTGADKPLRITGDPYKVQQAKEMVLELIRDQGGFREVRNEYGSRIGGNEGIDVPIPRFAVGIVIGRNGEMIKKIQNDAGVRIQFKPDDGTTPDRIAQITGPPDRCQHAAEIITDLLRSVQAGNPGGPGPGGRGRGRGQGNWNMGPPGGLQEFNFIVPTGKTGLIIGKGGETIKSISQQSGARIELQRNPPPNADPNMKLFTIRGTPQQIDYARQLIEEKIGGPVNPLGPPVPHGPHGVPGPHGPPGPPGPGTPMGPYNPAPYNPGPPGPAPHGPPAPYAPQGWGNAYPHWQQQAPPDPAKAGTDPNSAAWAAYYAHYYQQQAQPPPAAPAGAPTTTQTNGQGNYGDQQNPAPAGQVDYTKAWEEYYKKMGQQGQTQDYSKAWEEYYKKQGQAVPAPTGAPPGGQPDYSAAWAEYYRQQAAYYAQTSPQGMPQHPPAPQGQ; from the exons attgcagCAAAAATTGGAGGTGATGCTGGTACATCACTGAATTCAAATGACTATGGTTATGGGGGACAAAAAAGACCTTTGGAAGACGGAG aTGGCTCTTGGACAAGTCCGAGCAGTACAACACACTGGGAGGGAATGCCCTCTCCTTTTAAAg ATCAACCAGATGCTAAGAAAGTTGCTCCTCAGAATGACT CTTTTGGAACACAGTTACCACCGATGCACCAGCAACAAAG CAGGTCTGTAATGACAGAAGAATACAAAGTTCCAGATGGAATGGTTGGATTTA taattgGCAGAGGTGGTGAACAGATCTCACGCATACAACAGGAATCTGGATGCAAAATACAGATAGCTCCTG ATAGTGGTGGCCTTCCAGAAAGGTCTTGTATGTTAACTGGAACACCTGAATCTGTCCA ATCAGCAAAACGGTTACTGGACCAGATTGTTGAAAAAGGAAGACCAGCTCCAGGCTTTCACCATGGTGATGGACCGGGAAATGCAGTTCAAGAAATCATGATTCCAGCTAGCAAGGCAGGATTAGTTATTGGAAAGGGAGGAGAAACTATTAAACAACTTCAG GAGCGGGCTGGAGTTAAAATGGTTATGATTCAAGATGGGCCTCAGAACACTGGTGCTGACAAACCTCTTAGGATTACAGGAGACCCATACAAAGTTCAG CAAGCCAAGGAAATGGTGTTAGAGTTAATTCGTGATCAAGGTGGCTTCCGAGAAGTTCGAAATGAGTATGGGTCAAGAATAGGAGGAAATGAAGGGATAGAT GTCCCTATTCCAAGATTTGCTGTTGGCATTGTaataggaagaaatggagaaatgattaaaaaaatacaaaatgatgctGGTGTTCGAATTCAGTTTAAGCCAG atgATGGAACAACACCTGATAGAATAGCACAAATAACAGGACCTCCAGACCGATGTCAACATGCTGCAGAAATTATTACAGACCTTCTTCGAAGTGTTCAG GCTGGTAATCCTGGTGGTCCTGGACCTGGTGGTCGAGGAAGAGGTAGAGGTCAAGGCAACTGGAACATGGGACCACCTGGTGGACTACAggaatttaatttcattgtaccaactgggaaaactggactaaTAATTGGAAAAG gAGGTGAAACCATAAAAAGCATAAGCCAACAGTCTGGTGCAAGAATAGAACTTCAGAGAAATCCTCCACCTAATGCAGATCctaatatgaaattatttacaaTTCGTGGCACTCCACAGCAAATAGACTATGCGCGGCAACTTATAGAAGAAAAGATTGGT GGCCCAGTAAATCCTTTAGGGCCACCTGTACCCCATGGGCCCCATGGTGTCCCAGGCCCCCAtgggcctcctgggcctccagggccTGGAACTCCAATGGGACCATACAACCCTGCACCTTACAATCCAGGACCACCTGGCCCTGCTCCTCA tgGTCCTCCGGCTCCTTATGCTCCCCAGGGGTGGGGAAATGCATATCCACACTGGCAGCAACAGGCCCCTCCTGATCCAG CTAAGGCAGGAACGGATCCAAATTCAGCAGCTTGGGCTGCCTATTATGCTCACTATTATCAACAGCAAGCACAGCCACCACCTGCAGCTCCTGCTGGTGCACCAACTACAACCCAAACCAATGGACAAGGTAACTATG GAGATCAGCAGAATCCAGCTCCAGCTGGACAGGTTGATTATACCAAGGCTTGGGAAGAGTATTACAAGAAAATGG GTCAACAAGGGCAGACACAAGATTATTCAAAAGCTTGGGAGGAATATTACAAGAAGCAAG GTCAAGCAGTTCCTGCTCCTACTGGTGCTCCACCAGGTGGTCAGCCAGATTATAGTGCAGCCTGGGCTGAGTACTATAGACAACAAGCAGCCTACTATGCCCAGACAAGTCCCCAGGGAATGCCACAGCATCCTCCAGCACCTCAG GGCCAATAA
- the FUBP1 gene encoding far upstream element-binding protein 1 isoform X16, with the protein MADYSTVPPPSSGSAGGGGGGGGGGGVNDAFKDALQRARQIAAKIGGDAGTSLNSNDYGYGGQKRPLEDGDGSWTSPSSTTHWEGMPSPFKDQPDAKKVAPQNDSFGTQLPPMHQQQSRSVMTEEYKVPDGMVGFIIGRGGEQISRIQQESGCKIQIAPDSGGLPERSCMLTGTPESVQSAKRLLDQIVEKGRPAPGFHHGDGPGNAVQEIMIPASKAGLVIGKGGETIKQLQERAGVKMVMIQDGPQNTGADKPLRITGDPYKVQQAKEMVLELIRDQGGFREVRNEYGSRIGGNEGIDVPIPRFAVGIVIGRNGEMIKKIQNDAGVRIQFKPDDGTTPDRIAQITGPPDRCQHAAEIITDLLRSVQAGNPGGPGPGGRGRGRGQGNWNMGPPGGLQEFNFIVPTGKTGLIIGKGGETIKSISQQSGARIELQRNPPPNADPNMKLFTIRGTPQQIDYARQLIEEKIGGPVNPLGPPVPHGPHGVPGPHGPPGPPGPGTPMGPYNPAPYNPGPPGPAPHGPPAPYAPQGWGNAYPHWQQQAPPDPAKAGTDPNSAAWAAYYAHYYQQQAQPPPAAPAGAPTTTQTNGQGNYGDQQNPAPAGQVDYTKAWEEYYKKMGQAVPAPTGAPPGGQPDYSAAWAEYYRQQAAYYAQTSPQGMPQHPPAPQGQ; encoded by the exons attgcagCAAAAATTGGAGGTGATGCTGGTACATCACTGAATTCAAATGACTATGGTTATGGGGGACAAAAAAGACCTTTGGAAGACGGAG aTGGCTCTTGGACAAGTCCGAGCAGTACAACACACTGGGAGGGAATGCCCTCTCCTTTTAAAg ATCAACCAGATGCTAAGAAAGTTGCTCCTCAGAATGACT CTTTTGGAACACAGTTACCACCGATGCACCAGCAACAAAG CAGGTCTGTAATGACAGAAGAATACAAAGTTCCAGATGGAATGGTTGGATTTA taattgGCAGAGGTGGTGAACAGATCTCACGCATACAACAGGAATCTGGATGCAAAATACAGATAGCTCCTG ATAGTGGTGGCCTTCCAGAAAGGTCTTGTATGTTAACTGGAACACCTGAATCTGTCCA ATCAGCAAAACGGTTACTGGACCAGATTGTTGAAAAAGGAAGACCAGCTCCAGGCTTTCACCATGGTGATGGACCGGGAAATGCAGTTCAAGAAATCATGATTCCAGCTAGCAAGGCAGGATTAGTTATTGGAAAGGGAGGAGAAACTATTAAACAACTTCAG GAGCGGGCTGGAGTTAAAATGGTTATGATTCAAGATGGGCCTCAGAACACTGGTGCTGACAAACCTCTTAGGATTACAGGAGACCCATACAAAGTTCAG CAAGCCAAGGAAATGGTGTTAGAGTTAATTCGTGATCAAGGTGGCTTCCGAGAAGTTCGAAATGAGTATGGGTCAAGAATAGGAGGAAATGAAGGGATAGAT GTCCCTATTCCAAGATTTGCTGTTGGCATTGTaataggaagaaatggagaaatgattaaaaaaatacaaaatgatgctGGTGTTCGAATTCAGTTTAAGCCAG atgATGGAACAACACCTGATAGAATAGCACAAATAACAGGACCTCCAGACCGATGTCAACATGCTGCAGAAATTATTACAGACCTTCTTCGAAGTGTTCAG GCTGGTAATCCTGGTGGTCCTGGACCTGGTGGTCGAGGAAGAGGTAGAGGTCAAGGCAACTGGAACATGGGACCACCTGGTGGACTACAggaatttaatttcattgtaccaactgggaaaactggactaaTAATTGGAAAAG gAGGTGAAACCATAAAAAGCATAAGCCAACAGTCTGGTGCAAGAATAGAACTTCAGAGAAATCCTCCACCTAATGCAGATCctaatatgaaattatttacaaTTCGTGGCACTCCACAGCAAATAGACTATGCGCGGCAACTTATAGAAGAAAAGATTGGT GGCCCAGTAAATCCTTTAGGGCCACCTGTACCCCATGGGCCCCATGGTGTCCCAGGCCCCCAtgggcctcctgggcctccagggccTGGAACTCCAATGGGACCATACAACCCTGCACCTTACAATCCAGGACCACCTGGCCCTGCTCCTCA tgGTCCTCCGGCTCCTTATGCTCCCCAGGGGTGGGGAAATGCATATCCACACTGGCAGCAACAGGCCCCTCCTGATCCAG CTAAGGCAGGAACGGATCCAAATTCAGCAGCTTGGGCTGCCTATTATGCTCACTATTATCAACAGCAAGCACAGCCACCACCTGCAGCTCCTGCTGGTGCACCAACTACAACCCAAACCAATGGACAAGGTAACTATG GAGATCAGCAGAATCCAGCTCCAGCTGGACAGGTTGATTATACCAAGGCTTGGGAAGAGTATTACAAGAAAATGG GTCAAGCAGTTCCTGCTCCTACTGGTGCTCCACCAGGTGGTCAGCCAGATTATAGTGCAGCCTGGGCTGAGTACTATAGACAACAAGCAGCCTACTATGCCCAGACAAGTCCCCAGGGAATGCCACAGCATCCTCCAGCACCTCAG GGCCAATAA
- the FUBP1 gene encoding far upstream element-binding protein 1 isoform X21 encodes MADYSTVPPPSSGSAGGGGGGGGGGGVNDAFKDALQRARQIAAKIGGDAGTSLNSNDYGYGGQKRPLEDGDQPDAKKVAPQNDSFGTQLPPMHQQQSRSVMTEEYKVPDGMVGFIIGRGGEQISRIQQESGCKIQIAPDSGGLPERSCMLTGTPESVQSAKRLLDQIVEKGRPAPGFHHGDGPGNAVQEIMIPASKAGLVIGKGGETIKQLQERAGVKMVMIQDGPQNTGADKPLRITGDPYKVQQAKEMVLELIRDQGGFREVRNEYGSRIGGNEGIDVPIPRFAVGIVIGRNGEMIKKIQNDAGVRIQFKPDDGTTPDRIAQITGPPDRCQHAAEIITDLLRSVQAGNPGGPGPGGRGRGRGQGNWNMGPPGGLQEFNFIVPTGKTGLIIGKGGETIKSISQQSGARIELQRNPPPNADPNMKLFTIRGTPQQIDYARQLIEEKIGGPVNPLGPPVPHGPHGVPGPHGPPGPPGPGTPMGPYNPAPYNPGPPGPAPHGPPAPYAPQGWGNAYPHWQQQAPPDPAKAGTDPNSAAWAAYYAHYYQQQAQPPPAAPAGAPTTTQTNGQGDQQNPAPAGQVDYTKAWEEYYKKMGQAVPAPTGAPPGGQPDYSAAWAEYYRQQAAYYAQTSPQGMPQHPPAPQGQ; translated from the exons attgcagCAAAAATTGGAGGTGATGCTGGTACATCACTGAATTCAAATGACTATGGTTATGGGGGACAAAAAAGACCTTTGGAAGACGGAG ATCAACCAGATGCTAAGAAAGTTGCTCCTCAGAATGACT CTTTTGGAACACAGTTACCACCGATGCACCAGCAACAAAG CAGGTCTGTAATGACAGAAGAATACAAAGTTCCAGATGGAATGGTTGGATTTA taattgGCAGAGGTGGTGAACAGATCTCACGCATACAACAGGAATCTGGATGCAAAATACAGATAGCTCCTG ATAGTGGTGGCCTTCCAGAAAGGTCTTGTATGTTAACTGGAACACCTGAATCTGTCCA ATCAGCAAAACGGTTACTGGACCAGATTGTTGAAAAAGGAAGACCAGCTCCAGGCTTTCACCATGGTGATGGACCGGGAAATGCAGTTCAAGAAATCATGATTCCAGCTAGCAAGGCAGGATTAGTTATTGGAAAGGGAGGAGAAACTATTAAACAACTTCAG GAGCGGGCTGGAGTTAAAATGGTTATGATTCAAGATGGGCCTCAGAACACTGGTGCTGACAAACCTCTTAGGATTACAGGAGACCCATACAAAGTTCAG CAAGCCAAGGAAATGGTGTTAGAGTTAATTCGTGATCAAGGTGGCTTCCGAGAAGTTCGAAATGAGTATGGGTCAAGAATAGGAGGAAATGAAGGGATAGAT GTCCCTATTCCAAGATTTGCTGTTGGCATTGTaataggaagaaatggagaaatgattaaaaaaatacaaaatgatgctGGTGTTCGAATTCAGTTTAAGCCAG atgATGGAACAACACCTGATAGAATAGCACAAATAACAGGACCTCCAGACCGATGTCAACATGCTGCAGAAATTATTACAGACCTTCTTCGAAGTGTTCAG GCTGGTAATCCTGGTGGTCCTGGACCTGGTGGTCGAGGAAGAGGTAGAGGTCAAGGCAACTGGAACATGGGACCACCTGGTGGACTACAggaatttaatttcattgtaccaactgggaaaactggactaaTAATTGGAAAAG gAGGTGAAACCATAAAAAGCATAAGCCAACAGTCTGGTGCAAGAATAGAACTTCAGAGAAATCCTCCACCTAATGCAGATCctaatatgaaattatttacaaTTCGTGGCACTCCACAGCAAATAGACTATGCGCGGCAACTTATAGAAGAAAAGATTGGT GGCCCAGTAAATCCTTTAGGGCCACCTGTACCCCATGGGCCCCATGGTGTCCCAGGCCCCCAtgggcctcctgggcctccagggccTGGAACTCCAATGGGACCATACAACCCTGCACCTTACAATCCAGGACCACCTGGCCCTGCTCCTCA tgGTCCTCCGGCTCCTTATGCTCCCCAGGGGTGGGGAAATGCATATCCACACTGGCAGCAACAGGCCCCTCCTGATCCAG CTAAGGCAGGAACGGATCCAAATTCAGCAGCTTGGGCTGCCTATTATGCTCACTATTATCAACAGCAAGCACAGCCACCACCTGCAGCTCCTGCTGGTGCACCAACTACAACCCAAACCAATGGACAAG GAGATCAGCAGAATCCAGCTCCAGCTGGACAGGTTGATTATACCAAGGCTTGGGAAGAGTATTACAAGAAAATGG GTCAAGCAGTTCCTGCTCCTACTGGTGCTCCACCAGGTGGTCAGCCAGATTATAGTGCAGCCTGGGCTGAGTACTATAGACAACAAGCAGCCTACTATGCCCAGACAAGTCCCCAGGGAATGCCACAGCATCCTCCAGCACCTCAG GGCCAATAA
- the FUBP1 gene encoding far upstream element-binding protein 1 isoform X12, with the protein MADYSTVPPPSSGSAGGGGGGGGGGGVNDAFKDALQRARQIAAKIGGDAGTSLNSNDYGYGGQKRPLEDGDGSWTSPSSTTHWEGMPSPFKDQPDAKKVAPQNDSFGTQLPPMHQQQSRSVMTEEYKVPDGMVGFIIGRGGEQISRIQQESGCKIQIAPDSGGLPERSCMLTGTPESVQSAKRLLDQIVEKGRPAPGFHHGDGPGNAVQEIMIPASKAGLVIGKGGETIKQLQERAGVKMVMIQDGPQNTGADKPLRITGDPYKVQQAKEMVLELIRDQGGFREVRNEYGSRIGGNEGIDVPIPRFAVGIVIGRNGEMIKKIQNDAGVRIQFKPDDGTTPDRIAQITGPPDRCQHAAEIITDLLRSVQAGNPGGPGPGGRGRGRGQGNWNMGPPGGLQEFNFIVPTGKTGLIIGKGGETIKSISQQSGARIELQRNPPPNADPNMKLFTIRGTPQQIDYARQLIEEKIGGPVNPLGPPVPHGPHGVPGPHGPPGPPGPGTPMGPYNPAPYNPGPPGPAPHGPPAPYAPQGWGNAYPHWQQQAPPDPAKAGTDPNSAAWAAYYAHYYQQQAQPPPAAPAGAPTTTQTNGQGNYGDQQNPAPAGQVDYTKAWEEYYKKMGQQGQTQDYSKAWEEYYKKQGQAVPAPTGAPPGGQPDYSAAWAEYYRQQAAYYAQTSPQGMPQHPPAPQV; encoded by the exons attgcagCAAAAATTGGAGGTGATGCTGGTACATCACTGAATTCAAATGACTATGGTTATGGGGGACAAAAAAGACCTTTGGAAGACGGAG aTGGCTCTTGGACAAGTCCGAGCAGTACAACACACTGGGAGGGAATGCCCTCTCCTTTTAAAg ATCAACCAGATGCTAAGAAAGTTGCTCCTCAGAATGACT CTTTTGGAACACAGTTACCACCGATGCACCAGCAACAAAG CAGGTCTGTAATGACAGAAGAATACAAAGTTCCAGATGGAATGGTTGGATTTA taattgGCAGAGGTGGTGAACAGATCTCACGCATACAACAGGAATCTGGATGCAAAATACAGATAGCTCCTG ATAGTGGTGGCCTTCCAGAAAGGTCTTGTATGTTAACTGGAACACCTGAATCTGTCCA ATCAGCAAAACGGTTACTGGACCAGATTGTTGAAAAAGGAAGACCAGCTCCAGGCTTTCACCATGGTGATGGACCGGGAAATGCAGTTCAAGAAATCATGATTCCAGCTAGCAAGGCAGGATTAGTTATTGGAAAGGGAGGAGAAACTATTAAACAACTTCAG GAGCGGGCTGGAGTTAAAATGGTTATGATTCAAGATGGGCCTCAGAACACTGGTGCTGACAAACCTCTTAGGATTACAGGAGACCCATACAAAGTTCAG CAAGCCAAGGAAATGGTGTTAGAGTTAATTCGTGATCAAGGTGGCTTCCGAGAAGTTCGAAATGAGTATGGGTCAAGAATAGGAGGAAATGAAGGGATAGAT GTCCCTATTCCAAGATTTGCTGTTGGCATTGTaataggaagaaatggagaaatgattaaaaaaatacaaaatgatgctGGTGTTCGAATTCAGTTTAAGCCAG atgATGGAACAACACCTGATAGAATAGCACAAATAACAGGACCTCCAGACCGATGTCAACATGCTGCAGAAATTATTACAGACCTTCTTCGAAGTGTTCAG GCTGGTAATCCTGGTGGTCCTGGACCTGGTGGTCGAGGAAGAGGTAGAGGTCAAGGCAACTGGAACATGGGACCACCTGGTGGACTACAggaatttaatttcattgtaccaactgggaaaactggactaaTAATTGGAAAAG gAGGTGAAACCATAAAAAGCATAAGCCAACAGTCTGGTGCAAGAATAGAACTTCAGAGAAATCCTCCACCTAATGCAGATCctaatatgaaattatttacaaTTCGTGGCACTCCACAGCAAATAGACTATGCGCGGCAACTTATAGAAGAAAAGATTGGT GGCCCAGTAAATCCTTTAGGGCCACCTGTACCCCATGGGCCCCATGGTGTCCCAGGCCCCCAtgggcctcctgggcctccagggccTGGAACTCCAATGGGACCATACAACCCTGCACCTTACAATCCAGGACCACCTGGCCCTGCTCCTCA tgGTCCTCCGGCTCCTTATGCTCCCCAGGGGTGGGGAAATGCATATCCACACTGGCAGCAACAGGCCCCTCCTGATCCAG CTAAGGCAGGAACGGATCCAAATTCAGCAGCTTGGGCTGCCTATTATGCTCACTATTATCAACAGCAAGCACAGCCACCACCTGCAGCTCCTGCTGGTGCACCAACTACAACCCAAACCAATGGACAAGGTAACTATG GAGATCAGCAGAATCCAGCTCCAGCTGGACAGGTTGATTATACCAAGGCTTGGGAAGAGTATTACAAGAAAATGG GTCAACAAGGGCAGACACAAGATTATTCAAAAGCTTGGGAGGAATATTACAAGAAGCAAG GTCAAGCAGTTCCTGCTCCTACTGGTGCTCCACCAGGTGGTCAGCCAGATTATAGTGCAGCCTGGGCTGAGTACTATAGACAACAAGCAGCCTACTATGCCCAGACAAGTCCCCAGGGAATGCCACAGCATCCTCCAGCACCTCAG GTTTGA